TATTGGGATCCACTGGATTTAGTCTCATGAGAATGGTATTTTAATATGTAAGTGTCATATAACACACATATGactaataaaagaagaaacacttgGGATCTTTCATTGCTCAATGCTTGGAtgataaattgattttataactccctatttattttgctgtagttaaataaaatttggaagtaATGTATCATATGTATGCATCCCTCACATATAACAAACCCTTTACTAAAACATATTTCTGTGCATGTCATATAAAGCGCTCTGCAATCACATGATATTCATGTAGCTGAACAAGACATGCGCAAAAATTTTGGTCCATCTTATTCTTTGGTTAGTAGGATAAAGTTAGTATTCCCCGGTCATATTAGGTGTAAGTCTGAGATTTAAATGCAAAGTTTTAGACTCAAAGTATAATGTTCTTTATCTTCCACAGGTGTGCTACCTGAGACACATCAGTTAAGTAAAGATTAGAATTATATTGAGGCTGGAATTTCCCATATGTATGTCAgtcaacatgtatttttttaatggattccttaAGTAGACCACCTATtagtccaatttttaaaatttgcttgtatattttcatttcttttcactctGCTTCTTTCTATCTGCTTGATTCCTATTTTGTACCTGATTCTCCTTAGTAAATGTTTTTGTATGCAATACATGGattctggaaagagaaagagaaaacaaaaaacttgtttaaatataaatgtatgttttgATGGtcaaacaaacaatacattaatatgttttaatgttGCTAGTTGATGGTTTTATAAGTTACTTCGTTCACATAACCATTTATACTAagctaaatttttttataaagcatttgtgtgtgcatgtgttctcATGAGTAAAGTATGAATTATCTGAATTGACACAGATGTCAATATTTagcttaattacatttttttgctCTGTAATTCTCTGAGGAtcagataaactttttttttttttttgtttggtaatcccacatttaaaaagctatttgttctatatatttagaaaaatttccacATGAATCTGGGAGGAatttttgagagaaaataaagaaatgtggatttcttctccttctaatAATAGTTTTAAGCTGATTTGCTCATTCTATCCTTGATGTATGGTGTCtcaatattacaaaaataaagtatgtttCATGTTAGGAATATAAATCATTGCTACTCACTGAATTCAACCCAGTCTATGCACTACAGATTTTTCACTCCTTTATAAATATTGGTTTTGACATACTGAGGAAAAACAGGATTCACCATGATAAAGTCTTGCTTCTAAATATGGTAGGTCCAATATTTAATTATGTTTCAGGGTAGGAGGCTTTCAGTTCAGATACTAGTGACACCTCAACATTCTGTTTGTTATacactttcctttcttcatgCTCCACTGTGTAAAAGACAGTCTGACAGCACAGAAAGAGCAATAATTATTATACTATGTTGTGGCTTATGTaaggattttattgttttaatgatCACTTCTATAAGCAGTTTTATTATCTATTGCcagttgaaatttattttatagtaaatataGAAAGTCTATAAGCAACTGTAACCTAGAAGAGGAGTGACCATGAATTATCTTTCATAGAAATGTATCTGAAAATATACCCAAGGACTTTTCAGGGATGATGACTATATGTGCAGAGAAAAATCTTGAATTAATACtaagttaaaatttgaaaaacaataacagtaaaataaacaGTGACAATAGTAAACAGGTCAAGCAAGGGCAACTTACTGATGTTTGTTTTAAGAAacgagacaaaaaaaaaaaacaaaaaacaaaaaacattgctctgtttttgtttgcaaACAAGGTACTTCTAGTTTCATAAGGTCTTTGGTTCTGTTCATTACTGTTCTCAAGAAATGCTAATGAAATGACACAATAGCCAGAAAACCAGACATAAAACAGTTTGGCTGGAAAAGGCTGCCCCATATGACAAATTGAAAAATAAGTCTCTTTTCTTAGCAATCTGGAAAACTTAGAAATTACATAATTTTCACACTGATTTTTCATGTAAACCCAATCCAATCTTGTGATGTAAGTGTATTTGCTCCCATTTCACAAATTACGGACATTATGGAAAGGCATTCCATGCACCATGGGATATCTAGGATTAGTACTCAGATGCCTATTTTCTATTACACATTTTTGTATTCAAAAACTCCTGTATTAAAGTGTCTTTCTGAATGTGAAGATCATGTAATATGAAAACAAGAGGTATTAAATTTAACGGGAAATAAACTGGACGTTAAATCACGTAAGGTGCCACTACTTTTCACATAGCAAATATTGCCAACAATgaaatcaaataatatatttaatctgTTTGTACAGGGTAATGCATCCACTTGGACCACATTTTTTCATCTCTGCCTATCCCTTCAGGACCAAAGGTATCCATACGTCCTTGTAAGAGACAGATATGAGGATATGACTGAGTAGattatatattcaaagaaatttGTCTTTAAAACCTATAAATAAAAATCGAAATGTCGGCGGTGCCGtcagatttacatttttacagGATTCAGATGGAAAATGTGACTCAAGTCACCACGTTTATTTTGATGGGCTTCACAGATGATTTTAAGCTGCAAGTTTtcctatttttactatttctagTAATCTATCTTTTCACTCTGGTAGGAAATTTGGGAATGGTTATACTGGTCATTGGGGATTCGCGGCTCCACAATCCCATGTACTATTTTCTGAGCGTGTTATCATTCCTGGATGCCTGCTATTCCTCGGCTGTTACCCCCAAAATGTTAGTCAATTTCTTATCAGAGGATAAAACCATTTCATTCCTTGGATGTGCAGCAGAGATGTTTCTCTTTATTACTTTTGGGACCACGGAATGCTTTATTTTAGCTGCAATGGCGTATGATCGCTACGAGGCAATCTACAACCCTCTCCTGTATTCTGTTAGAATGTCCCCCAGAGTCTACGTGCCACTCATAATTTCCTGCTATGTTGCTGGTATCCTGCACGGTACTTTACACACTGTGGCTACTTTTACTCTATCCTTCTGTGCATCCAATGAAATTAAGCATGTCTTTTGTGACATCCCTCCTCTCCTGGCCATTTCTTGTTCTGACACCCACATAAACCAGCTTCTGGTCTTCTACTTTGCCGGATCTATTGAGATATCCACAATCGTGATAGTCCTggtctcttatggtttcattCTGTTGGCCATTCTGAGGATGCATTCTGCTGAAGGGAGGCGGAAAGTCTTCTCTACATGTGGCTCTCACCTAACTGGAGTGTCAATTTTTCATGGTACGGTTCTCTTCATGTATGTGAGACCTAATTCCAGCTATGCCTTGGATCATGATATGATAGTATCAGTATTTTACACAATTGTGATTCCCATGCTGAATCCCATCATCTATAGTTTGAGGAACAAAGACGTGAAAGACGCAATGAAAAGAGTATTTGGTAAAAACTGGTTTGCCAATAAAGTATGCTTTTCACGCTAAACAtcaaattgaaagaaattaagactgATGTAATTGTCTTCATATCAAAACACTATgaataaattgtttcattttcatttattagtgTCTTTCTATTCATAATGGACATTTTTAAGTAAAGATCAGAGTCAACTCATTGCCATTGGAGTTTTTACACATGCAGAAATTGTGTCATCCATTTGCTTCTCTGGACTGAATAAAGGGAAACCCATCTAAGATGGAGTGAGGAAGCCAGGAAGAGGAGTATTACAGCCTACCACTTGTGGTCAGCAATAGAACAAATGGGAAGAGATGGATCTTGTATTCCCAGCAGACAGAATTCTACACTTTACTAACCCTAACAAGAGGAAGAGAGGTTTCCTCCTCCCCTGCAACAGCCC
This DNA window, taken from Lutra lutra chromosome 10, mLutLut1.2, whole genome shotgun sequence, encodes the following:
- the LOC125079847 gene encoding olfactory receptor 5T1-like; amino-acid sequence: MSAVPSDLHFYRIQMENVTQVTTFILMGFTDDFKLQVFLFLLFLVIYLFTLVGNLGMVILVIGDSRLHNPMYYFLSVLSFLDACYSSAVTPKMLVNFLSEDKTISFLGCAAEMFLFITFGTTECFILAAMAYDRYEAIYNPLLYSVRMSPRVYVPLIISCYVAGILHGTLHTVATFTLSFCASNEIKHVFCDIPPLLAISCSDTHINQLLVFYFAGSIEISTIVIVLVSYGFILLAILRMHSAEGRRKVFSTCGSHLTGVSIFHGTVLFMYVRPNSSYALDHDMIVSVFYTIVIPMLNPIIYSLRNKDVKDAMKRVFGKNWFANKVCFSR